A region of the Culex quinquefasciatus strain JHB chromosome 1, VPISU_Cqui_1.0_pri_paternal, whole genome shotgun sequence genome:
AGAGTTCAAGAACGGGACGTGACTTGGCGCAATTTCGGAACCGACCCCGGGGGTCGCCGTCGCCGCGAACTCTGCAGCAAATTGGCGGTCATGAACGTGGGATCGAAAGGCAAAATTAGAGTCAAGAACCATGATTGAGACGCTCCAGACATGCAATTTAGCGCTGAGTGAGAAAGCAGAGCGAGGGCGTCCGGATGATGAGCCATTGTGTTGAGCTTGGCGAGCTCATGTGAGTTTAGCATTTTATAAATTGTTAATAGCCGACGCGGAGAGAGAGATGCGTGCTTcttgtcaagtttttttttgttctcgcAGAACCGAGCAGGTCAGCCTTTCCCAGAATTGTCTCGCGCGTGTGAGATCGGAGCTTCTGATCTGATTTTACCCCCGTTCGTAACGTAACCCAACCCTAGCAATTAGTGctaattctaattttaaaagccATTTTTCGTCCACGCTACGGTAGAGCTTTTACGGACTCAAGGATTCGGCGCAGCGACACAACGGACCGCGTAACATTGAAATAACTCGCCACCTCCTGTTGCCTCACGTGCGCGCATGGGATTGAGAACGGTCTGAGGACCGGATCACCTTGTGTCGCGCGCGCGATCGGATATTGGCGAGGAGGCGGTTTTGTTCCGTTCGATCGCGGGTCACATGAGCAGGTCGAGAATGGTAATCAAGTTGGCGAACGTAACCTAGAAATTGCGGCGCAAATGTCAAGTTGACGTTTGACGCGGTTTTGTTTACATCGAATTTTTGAGGTTATGTCCTAAAAGCTCCCCGGTACTAATCGTAAAACCTTGATCGCCAAGCTACAAAACGACACGGAAAACGGGTTGAAAAAAGAAAACCGAGAACCCTTTTATTTCCGAAGGTTCGCCGCTTCTAGCAGCCCAAGTCTCCACCGCTACTCGGCGAAGCTTTCAAGGaaagaaatttcttaaaatttattattctCCTCAGATTGCCCCCTCTCGCTGTGTTATTCCGAAGAACCGGTTTTCGActgaccagtttttttttttcttcaactgCACTGTGCTCTCTTTCACGTTCTTCTCCGGGCACAACATCATTCCGGACATCTTTACGATCCCCGCTCTATAGTTATTTATATTAGCCGAGATAGAGCCGACACATTCTTGTCCCGTTTCGAGCTGCGCGGGATTCGACTGCCACTTAGAACTTGATCTTTCCGCCTGCGGCGGCGACAAAGTCGCTTCTCGGAGGTGACTTAGCTTAAGTTATTCAAGCTATTGAGAGGAGGGGGATAAACCGAAGGACTACGTGTTCTGGGATGGCTCGACCTACATATTATCTTGTGGCTCTCGCTGTACTTAGTCTTGGCAAGCCATTTTGATTGagtaaaacaagaaaattgtaaACATAACCAAACCTtcttcgaaataaaaaaaaaactgaaaaagaaCCCTCAAGAAGGTCACCAAAAAGTTCGAAACGTTGGATTTCTGATGAAACTAAGCATTATTTGTAGACAATTCACCCGCTAATGTTGTTAACAAACAACACATAATCAGTGTTGTCAAATTAAACAACTGTCAAAGTCACGAAGAGAAATCTgtaaacataaccaaactttccAGGAAACTGAAAATAACTGTCAACAGAATCCTGAGGAAGATCATCATTTAAATCGAAACAGTTGTTCTGATttctgtaaaatatttgcattatttgctaacaaatcaatttttgtttgtttacaaacaacacAGATGCAGTGTTGTCAAATTAAACAACCGTCAAAGTTACCAAGAGAAATCTgtaaacataaccaaactttccAGGAAACTGAAAATAACTGTCAACAGAATCCTGAGGAAGATCATCATTAGAATCGAAACAGTTGTTCTGATTTctgcaaaatatttgcattgtttgctaacaaatcaatttttgtttgttcacaAACAACACAGATGCGGTGATGCCATCGTGCACAACTGTCAATGTACCGTTCAAATGTTCCTAAAATTAATACATTTCCAAGAGTCTTTACCATgcattgtttgtaaacaaatcacCTCAAGTTTGTTTACAGACAACACTGATACCGTGTTGCCAAAAAGCAACATTTGTCAAAGTCACGCCGAGGGGTCCTACAGACTATTCAAAATTATCGCAATCAAAGTACTCAAACCATtcattgtttgtaaacaaatcacactcagtttgtttacaaacaatcaTGATGCAGTGTTGCCAAAGTGCACAACTGTCACAGTCCCGTCGAGGGGTCCGCCAAACTACTTCTATTTCTTCAGTTCCAACGTCTAACGTTTAAACGCCTCGCAATCAACGGTAGCCTAACCTAACCTCAAAACGTTGACAGTTCCGTTCGCGCTTGCTGCGCTTGTATTAGTGTTGCATAAGGCGCGCGCGAAAATCATTCCAAGATCTTGGACGTTTTCAGTGTCAATACCGCGCGCGCGCGGCCTACCTTGTTTACCTTCACCGCGAACAAGTCGCCCTGTGTTTGGTCCAGTCATCTCCGCGGCGCAGACTACTTGGGTCGTGTAATGTGCGCCATTTTACAGTGGCAGAGAACGACTTTTAACGCCTTGAGACGGACCCCTCGCCGTGTGTGTAGGTTAGGTTTGTTccgttttatttatttgctgtttttttcttgctgttgttgttgttgtttttatcgCTGTCATGATGACCGAAGCGGGTTTGCGCTCGTGTGCCGGATGgttccagttttttttatattcgatGCATGTTTCAGAGTGGAAGCAAGATTTAGCGAAGGTCGAGGGGTGTGCCGATGGATTCGGAAGTAGAGTGTCACGTGTTGGAGGTGGAGGGGGCCGTTGAGGGACATGAGTGCGGTAATTTATGTTCCGTTCGGGACAGAAGTTGTTTCCTTTTAATTATAGTCGCGAGCTGGATATAGGTTGAGGTAACCTTCAACGGAGCGGCTTTTGATCATGCTGTTTGTACCTTTAATTAATGTAAATCCACAGATTAAAAGACTTGAATttcatttaatcaaaaaatccaaccttttggcaacactgcccacATATTTGTGATTCACGCAAAGCTGCTGTCAAAAATACAAACACACTCACCACCCCATAAGAAATCCGTCAAGTTTTTTCTTGTCGGGCCGATATTGgacaaatttatgttttttgacgtttcaagACTGTTTTTCGTTTCATTGAACTGTCCAAagaattcaaaacaacaaaagacttcaTCGCGAAGCAACGAACCTGACACATTGAACAACTCtttcaaaaaagataaaattccAGCTTCGAACAATGCAACCGAAATGAACCCGCTGTTTTCTTGCGGAACATGTGTCGGCAATTTGCTTCCCGAAGAAAGCCCGATGTATGCGAGTacgcaaatgaccaaaatgacctcaTTTCCCGTTCGCGGAGAATCGACCACTGCTGCGCAGCCGTGAACCGTTTTATTCGATGATTTCGTAACACGAAGAACGCGCTCcgtccaaattggtcaattatcCCTACACGGCGCAAGGATCTCGCGCGACGAACCCCAACGgcgaaagaaaagaaaagagaggaaaaaaaaccctttcTTTGGACAAATTGTGCCTCCACATATAACTTCGGTCTGGCTTTGAAAGAAAGTCATGAAATCGAGAACGCCTTCTGGCTTGTTGATTGACCCCCCCGTTGAGGCGAAGAAAGCCGAAACGCTGAAAGAACATGTTGGCTTGAAGGTTGCAACAAGTGCTCAACCATATGCTGAGTTAATTACGCCGCGATCGGAACGCAGCAGTTCCTGGAGTTCTTTTGAGGCAACTCTTCccccttttttctttttttgaattgaACCATCTTGTTGGCATTATTCATGACCCTAGCAGTTAGTTTCTGCTACTCGCCACTAGATGTCACCCTCAACGAAATCTCTGTTGCCAACCTTCAAACTACTCACCACTAGATGTCTCTCCCCTACATTCTACTAAAACAACCATTTTTCTCTCTCCCTCCCCAACAGTCCGCGACATCTTCGGCGACGAGAACCGCCTGAGCCCACCGTGCCGCGAGTCGTCCGCCTCGCCCTCGATCTTCTCCTCGGCCATCCGGGCCGCCCACAGCAGCTCATCCTCCCCGTCCCTCCTGTGCTCCTCTCAGTCCAGCCGCAGCAGCAATGGCAACTCACCAGCACCCACACAATCGTCGCCGCTCTTCCTGCAGCGCACAATCGCTCAGATCGCCAAAGAACAGCAGCCGGAAGTGACGACGGCCACAAGCCGCCGATTGCTGACCCCGGCCGAACGGAAGGACTATGCGGCGGTTGCGCCGCCACAGGCGGACAAGAAAGAGATTCTGCGGGAGGAACGGAACGTGATTACGGAGGAGCGGGAGGTGGTGCGGGTTGGACCTCCGCGGACACCGCCGCCGTCGATTCCGGTGGTGCGGTGTTCGGTTATACGGAGGGCGCCGACGGCGCCGCAGACCGTGCAGAGCCCCGAGAGCAGTCCCAAGGCGGTAGATTTGAAGGTGCGGGCACCGGAGGTTGAGCCGGAGCAGGAGCAGCCGATTGACTGTCGGGTGCCGAAGCGGACGGAGGAGAAGGATGGGAAGAAGGAGGATGAGGAGAAGGAGAAGCGGATGAGGGATGCCCGCAAGGCGGTCATGTGGCGGCGGCATTTGCTGGCGATGCATGCGTACCAGCATCGGTTGAAGGTCAACGGGATCGTGCAGGCCGCGGCGGGACATGGAAGGTCTTCGAGCGGAGGAGCTCAGGCTGGTGGCGGTCACAGCAGTGGAGGTGGAAGCATTAGCTTCTCTGGGGGTTCGGGGGGAAGTAGCGGAGGAAGTGGTGGAGCTATTGGAGGTGGAGGAGGTGCCGGAGGTGGCATGGGAGGTGGTCGGGATGGGCGATCCAACTACGGACCGAACAGTCCTCCGACGGGATCGCTGCCGCCGTTCTACGAGAGCTTGAAGGGAGGAAACGCGGGTGGCCTGAACGGGTACAACGCCAACGGAGGCTTCCTGAACAGCGCCTGGAACAACATGGACTGCGACACGACCCAGGATCTCACCAGCATCGGCGGAGGCTACACGACGGACGCCAACGGGAACTCCGCCTCCGGCGGCGGAACCACGTCCAAACAATACTCAATGCTGCACAACTCCACGTACGGGCTAGCCCTCAAGGACGAAGCGGACCTCGACTACGACTCCAAGATCGACTCGCTGTCGAACCTGTACGGCACGTACGACGTCAACGACTCCATGATGGTCGACATGAACGGGGTCGGCGTAGACCCGCTCCAGTTCACCGCAACGCTAACCTTCTCCTCACCCGGCGATAGCAACCTGCTGGACAGCCTCACCGACGCCGTCGACCTGAGCCACTTCCTGAACCGGCTCCCGTCCGACGACCACTCCAGCAACTGCAACGACCTCGAACTCACCTCAACGCCCTCCCTCACCCCGGACTCCGTCTCAACGTCGCTGCACCACGACGGGCTCGACCAGTACCAGGACCACATGCTCCTCTCCCGATCCTACAACtccttcaacaacaacaacaacacccacAAATACATGCAGAACCACAACCAGCAGCACCACGAAAACCCACCCAGCTACGCAACCTCCCACCACCAGTTCCACTCCCTCAGCAGCTTCGACCTCGACTCGCACAGCAATCTCTCCCTCCCCTCCCCCACCAGCCACTCCCTCCAATCCCCATCCTCATCCTCCTCACCCCCCTCCTCATCCTCCTCGTCAGCGGCcgcggccgccgccgccgcagcaGCCGCTGCCATCGCCGCCGGAATGCCCCATCACGCGGGTTCCTGAACGGACCCGCCGTCACCGCGCCTCCCCCGGCCGTCGTCGCGTCAACCATCCAAAACGTAAGTCGAACCGCTCAGCTCAGCTACCACATTTCGATGCTGTCCTCGCCCAACTCCGCGTCCTGTTCGCCGTCACCGTCCGAGGAGCTGGTCAAGACGACCCACTCTTCGCCTCCGCTATCCACCGTTCCCCTGTCCCCGATTGTGGCCGATGTGAAATTGAACGTTTTACAGCAAAGGGTAAGAGCAGTGTCGTGGATCGatgactctctctctctcacacacacacacgaaaaaCTCACATGTGTACAGAAAAACGCATAACAGAACAATAGCGGAACGAGTTGGAAGGTATTTGGGACAATTATGCATTAGTTGTGCTGCTATTTTCtctcgaatttatttattttttgtttttaaaacgaACTTTGTTCTTTTGAACATCAACTTGGATAGTTTTCTCcagtttttttcgatttgttttaattttttttatttttaccgtATTTTTTACTGTTAAATATTTCGGTAAATCAAAAACTACTAAATTCGGTAAAATCTTACCGAACTTCAATAGTTCAACCTACTTTCggtaaaattaaattcattttgACAGGTGATTTACCCATCTCAATTTTTCCGAACATtaaattaccgaattcggtaaagaaatctttaaaacacatttaaaaacttttaaaatttaaaaaataacataaaattctgaaattcatatATTCctcattttttgttaattttaaattctaaaattctaaaattataaaattataaaattataaaattctaaaattctaaaattataaaattctaaaattttaaattctaaaattctaaaattttaaaattctaaaattctaaaattctaaaattctaaaattctaaaattctaaaattctaaaattctaaaattctaaaattctaaaattctaaaattctaaaattctaaaattctaaaattcaaaattctaaaattctaaaattctaaaattctaaaattctaaaattctaaaattctaaaattctaaaattctaaaattctaaaattctaaaattctaaaattctaaaattctaaaattctaaaattctaaaat
Encoded here:
- the LOC6052566 gene encoding LOW QUALITY PROTEIN: transcriptional regulator ovo (The sequence of the model RefSeq protein was modified relative to this genomic sequence to represent the inferred CDS: inserted 1 base in 1 codon), producing the protein MPKIKHWFRQHWNNQQQQLVESADPTGADGSVDGDSGGEGGLNEPLSLVSRKKQVGKEATVRDIFGDENRLSPPCRESSASPSIFSSAIRAAHSSSSSPSLLCSSQSSRSSNGNSPAPTQSSPLFLQRTIAQIAKEQQPEVTTATSRRLLTPAERKDYAAVAPPQADKKEILREERNVITEEREVVRVGPPRTPPPSIPVVRCSVIRRAPTAPQTVQSPESSPKAVDLKVRAPEVEPEQEQPIDCRVPKRTEEKDGKKEDEEKEKRMRDARKAVMWRRHLLAMHAYQHRLKVNGIVQAAAGHGRSSSGGAQAGGGHSSGGGSISFSGGSGGSSGGSGGAIGGGGGAGGGMGGGRDGRSNYGPNSPPTGSLPPFYESLKGGNAGGLNGYNANGGFLNSAWNNMDCDTTQDLTSIGGGYTTDANGNSASGGGTTSKQYSMLHNSTYGLALKDEADLDYDSKIDSLSNLYGTYDVNDSMMVDMNGVGVDPLQFTATLTFSSPGDSNLLDSLTDAVDLSHFLNRLPSDDHSSNCNDLELTSTPSLTPDSVSTSLHHDGLDQYQDHMLLSRSYNSFNNNNNTHKYMQNHNQQHHENPPSYATSHHQFHSLSSFDLDSHSNLSLPSPTSHSLQSPSSSSSPPSSSSSSAAAAAAAAAAAAIAAGMPHHAXFLNGPAVTAPPPAVVASTIQNLGLPAEVQLEFVNGGHGIKNPLAVENVPGRLRDSSEEKHHGKLLSHQQQQQQQQQQQQQQLHQQSQLQQHQADLLGDENGCTSSGSGSGADSGSGSTSGSSKFCCRICQKTFTLQRLLNRHMKCHSDVKRYLCTFCGKGFNDTFDLKRHTRTHTGVRPYKCNLCEKSFTQRCSLESHCLKVHGVQHQYAYKERRTKMYVCEECGHTTNEPEVHYLHLKEKHPYSPALLKFYDKRHFKFTNSQFANNLLGSFPMPVQN